The Aliidiomarina minuta nucleotide sequence TTCACTGGACTCACAACGGCCAGCCTTTTCTTACCGATTCCGGTCCACTATTAGGTGCGGCGGAAAATGCGGTAGAATCAGTTACCGGCCGCACGCCGGTATTATCGACCGCAGGTGGAACTTCTGATGGCCGTTTTATTGCGCCAACCGGAGCTCAGGTACTTGAATTAGGGCCCGTTAATGCCAGTATTCATAAGGTCGATGAATATGTCAGCCATCAGGATCTGATTAATCTCACGGATATGTACGAGAAGATATTGTACAACTTATTGGTAGTCCAGAATTAAGAGTACATTATGCCAGGCACTATATGTTAGAAGCTCAGTTATGCGGTCAAAGCGAAAGCCACTTAACTCTCAAAGTGGACAATACCCAGCTTCAGGTTGAAGCAGGCAAAGCCTACCTGAGTCTGCAACAAGCTGCTGCTGAGGCTGGTTTTTGCCTGCGTATTGCCAGTGGCTTCCGCTCCTATCAACGCCAGGCGGCCATCTGGCAAGCTAAGTTTGATAATTTACAGCACATTCCTGTTCCTGAGCGGTTACACGAAATCCTGCGCTGGTCTGCATTGCCTGGAGCCAGTCGTCATCACTGGGGGACTGATATGGACATCTACGATCCTGTTGCTTTAGGGGATGCCCAACTAAAACTGGAACCCGAAGAATATTTGCAGGGCGGTCCTTTTTCCGATCTCCTCGTTTGGTTACAGCTAGAAGCGCCCCGCTATGGCTTTTTCTGGCCCTACGGTGAGGACAAAGGTGGTATCGCCGCTGAACCCT carries:
- a CDS encoding M15 family metallopeptidase gives rise to the protein MLEAQLCGQSESHLTLKVDNTQLQVEAGKAYLSLQQAAAEAGFCLRIASGFRSYQRQAAIWQAKFDNLQHIPVPERLHEILRWSALPGASRHHWGTDMDIYDPVALGDAQLKLEPEEYLQGGPFSDLLVWLQLEAPRYGFFWPYGEDKGGIAAEPWHLSYQPVASRCLEQLSPKVLKQAWQQQPPAGHEQLLQHFDQLYNRYITNICSA